CGTATTTCACTAGATCCTCATATGACATGGTTACTGCACGAATAAAGCCTTTTTCAAAGTCTGAGTGGATAATACCAGCTGCTTGAGGAGCCTTCATACCACGTTTGAACGTCCAAGCTCGAACTTCTTTTTCACCAGCTGTGAAGTAAGTTCCCAGTCCAAGTAAGTGGTAAGCTGCACGCGTCAACTTATCTACACCTGATTCTGTCAAACCAATGGCTTCAAGAAACTCTTTTTTATCTTCATCGTCCAATTCAGAAATTTCTTCCTCAGCACGCGCAGAAATAACGACTACTTCAGCATTTTCTGTCGCTGCAAATTCACGAATTTGTTTGACATAGTCGATAGAGTCAGGTTCTGAAACCACATCCTCATCTACATTGGCAACATAAAGAACTGGTTTAGTTGTCAAAAGGAATAGACCTTTTACAACCTTTTGTTCCTCATCTGTGAATTCAATGGTACGTGCTGATTTCCCATCTTCAAGGACTGGTTTAATTTTTTGAAGAACATTAAACTCTGCCACTGATTCTTTATCTTTTTGCGTACGTGCCATCTTTTCTACACGCGCATATCGTTTGTTCACTGATTCTAAGTCAGCAAGAATCAATTCCAGATTAATTGTATCAATATCTGCAAGTGGATCTACAAAGGCGTCTTCACGTCCTTGTTCACGCATAACATTTTCATCATCAAAAGCACGAACTACATGAACAATCGCATCTACTTCACGGATATTGGCCAAGAATTTATTCCCTAGTCCTTCTCCTTTTGAAGCTCCTTTTACAATCCCTGCAATATCTGTAAATTCAAATGTTGTTGGAACTGTCTTTTTAGGAGTAATCATTTCAGTTAGTTTTTGTAGGCGTTCATCTGGAACTTCCACCATTCCAACGTTTGGGTCAATAGTCGCAAATGGGTAGTTAGCTGCCTCTGCTCCTGCTTTTGTAATTGCATTAAATAGTGTTGATTTACCAACGTTTGGCAAACCAACGATACCTGCTGTTAAAGCCATATTTTCTCATTCTCCGTTTTTATTTCAATCCCTAATATTATAACACAAAAAGGGAAAACTTGCTAACCCTCTAACTAAGGGTTCTCAGTCAACAATTTTATTCATTTTTCGATCAAAATCATAGCGCCCCATCATGACAACATGGTCACAATTACTGCATTTGATTTTGATATCTGCTCCTACACGTGTAATTTCCCAACGATTAGCTTTTTTTCCTGTTGACTTGATGGTGCAAGCATGTGGTTTTTTCATTTCAACAAAATTTCCAACTTGATACATACTACTCTCCTTTTCTTTTTCGATTATATCATAAAAGAGGCGAGCTAGGCTCAACCTCTTTCACTTAATTTGTACGAACTGGTGTAATGAGCTGCATGAAGTCCTCATCAGTGTCTGCTGGAACAAGAGTAAATGGACGAACAGCTGAGATAAAGCTAATGGTCACCTTTTCGCTATTTAAAGCTTTAAGAGAATCAATCAA
Above is a genomic segment from Streptococcus sp. SN-1 containing:
- the ychF gene encoding redox-regulated ATPase YchF; protein product: MALTAGIVGLPNVGKSTLFNAITKAGAEAANYPFATIDPNVGMVEVPDERLQKLTEMITPKKTVPTTFEFTDIAGIVKGASKGEGLGNKFLANIREVDAIVHVVRAFDDENVMREQGREDAFVDPLADIDTINLELILADLESVNKRYARVEKMARTQKDKESVAEFNVLQKIKPVLEDGKSARTIEFTDEEQKVVKGLFLLTTKPVLYVANVDEDVVSEPDSIDYVKQIREFAATENAEVVVISARAEEEISELDDEDKKEFLEAIGLTESGVDKLTRAAYHLLGLGTYFTAGEKEVRAWTFKRGMKAPQAAGIIHSDFEKGFIRAVTMSYEDLVKYGSEKAVKEAGRLREEGKEYIVQDGDIMEFRFNV
- a CDS encoding DUF951 family protein yields the protein MYQVGNFVEMKKPHACTIKSTGKKANRWEITRVGADIKIKCSNCDHVVMMGRYDFDRKMNKIVD